TAAAAGACAATTAAAAAATGATTTTCGTATTGAATCATAATTTCTCTTATATGCAAATGAAGCTACCTAAAGGTTTAATGACTTTAGGTAGCTTCATTTTTTTTATTTTTTCTTCTTTTTCTTCTTCTTACTTTTCTTCACCATACGATTCATAGCCATTTTTCCTAATTTACCTTTGATACCTCCACCAAGCATTTGATCCATGCCCGGGATATCCATATTGCCTTTAGACATTTGCTGCATCATTTTTTTAGATTCTTTGAATTGTTTGATCATTCGGTTAACTTCAACGACGTTATTACCAGAACCCGCGGCAATTCTCCGACGGCGACTTGGATTTAGTAAGTCCGGGTTTTCTCGTTCAGCTGGTGTCATTGAAAGTACCATGGCTTTTTTACGTGCTACGTCTTTTGGATCGACTTTGACGTTTTCTAGCCCTGGCATATTATTCATTCCAGGAATCATTTTCAGTAGATCTTCAATTGGTCCCATCCCCATTACTTGATCTAACTGCTCAATAAAATCATTAAAATCAAAGCTATTTTCCTTCATTTTTACTGCAAGTTCTTCAGCTTTTTTCTCATCATAATCTTGTTGGGCTTTTTCGATCAGGGTCAGCATATCCCCCATACCTAAAATACGGCTGGACATACGATCTGGATGGAAAATTTCTAAGTCTGTTAGTTTTTCACCAGAACCGATGAATTTGATTGGTGCGCCAGTGACAGAACGAATAGAAAGTGCCGCACCACCACGCGTATCACCATCAAGTTTTGTGATTACAACTCCTGTGATTCCTAATTGCTGATTGAAACTATCTGCAACATTGACCGCATCTTGCCCTGTCATTGCATCGACAACAAGTAAAATATCATCGGGTTGTGCTACTTCTTTGATTTGTTTTAATTCATCCATCAACGCCTCATCGACATGCAGACGACCTGCCGTATCGATCAAAACATAATCGTTTTTCTTTTCTTTGGCTAACTCCATACCTTGACGAACAATTTCAACAGGGCTAACATCTGTTCCCATATCAAAAACAGGTACATCTAATTGTTGACCTAATACCTTTAACTGATCGATCGCCGCTGGACGATATACATCGGCTGCAATCATCAATGGACGGGCATTTTCATTTTTGATTAAGTGATTTGCCAATTTACCACCAAACGTTGTTTTACCAGCTCCTTGTAAACCAACCATCATGATTACAGTTGGAATACGTTCTGACTTGTTCAAGCCAACTGTTTCGGTTCCAAGTGTAGCGGTTAATTCTTCATCAACGATTTTAACGATTTGTTGCGCTGGCGACAAACTTTCAAGAACTTCCACACCAACTGCACGTTCACGGACACGTTTGGTAAAATCTTTGACCACTTGTAAATTTACATCGGCTTCCAGCAATGCCAAGCGTATCTCTCTCATCATTTCTTTTACGTCTGCTTCAGATACTTTCCCTTTACGACGTAATTTGCTCATTGCCTGTTGTAGGCGATCTGTTAAACTTTCAAAAGCCATAATCTCATTCCTCTACTTCTTGTATTTGTTCTATATAATGGGCTATCGTTGTATCTTTCGGATAGGTTTCGTTTACATAGTTTTTTAGTGTTTCTAGTAATTCTCCACGAACGACATAATCAGAAAATAAATGAAGTTTTTTTTCATATTCTTCTAAAATTTTTTCCGTCCGCTTGATATTGTCATAAACTG
This sequence is a window from Enterococcus sp. 7F3_DIV0205. Protein-coding genes within it:
- a CDS encoding putative DNA-binding protein, which encodes MEIEKTNRMNALFEFYSTLLTEKQMNYMEMYYADDFSLGEIAEEYDISRQAVYDNIKRTEKILEEYEKKLHLFSDYVVRGELLETLKNYVNETYPKDTTIAHYIEQIQEVEE
- the ffh gene encoding signal recognition particle protein; the encoded protein is MAFESLTDRLQQAMSKLRRKGKVSEADVKEMMREIRLALLEADVNLQVVKDFTKRVRERAVGVEVLESLSPAQQIVKIVDEELTATLGTETVGLNKSERIPTVIMMVGLQGAGKTTFGGKLANHLIKNENARPLMIAADVYRPAAIDQLKVLGQQLDVPVFDMGTDVSPVEIVRQGMELAKEKKNDYVLIDTAGRLHVDEALMDELKQIKEVAQPDDILLVVDAMTGQDAVNVADSFNQQLGITGVVITKLDGDTRGGAALSIRSVTGAPIKFIGSGEKLTDLEIFHPDRMSSRILGMGDMLTLIEKAQQDYDEKKAEELAVKMKENSFDFNDFIEQLDQVMGMGPIEDLLKMIPGMNNMPGLENVKVDPKDVARKKAMVLSMTPAERENPDLLNPSRRRRIAAGSGNNVVEVNRMIKQFKESKKMMQQMSKGNMDIPGMDQMLGGGIKGKLGKMAMNRMVKKSKKKKKKKK